The proteins below are encoded in one region of Thunnus maccoyii chromosome 24, fThuMac1.1, whole genome shotgun sequence:
- the LOC121892382 gene encoding 2-oxoglutarate receptor 1-like has translation MDYYGEDRNCTNVDQLMKRYYLPVSYAIIFIVGLVGNLISISIYLTKLRPWKSCSIIMVNLALTDLLYVLSLPFLVYYYSNGDSWTLGDFMCRFVRLGFHFNLYGSILFLTCLAIFRYVVVIYPFSAAQLQRKFWGIIACSAVWVITAAEIAPMLTVISLKEHDNKTFCLDFASSIDDDKMWVYGWLLTAFGFLLPLVVVFMCYIGIVKQLVEGPNPTTPCRMRARRVTVLILVVFVVCFLPFHILRAARIETQRLSKLPCMVERGVHAAYIISRPLAGLNTFFNLALYTFSGDNFRRAFLSIFYKEPWLAKARSLFHLAIISKENNDMPAE, from the coding sequence ATGGACTACTACGGAGAAGATCGCAACTGCACTAATGTGGACCAACTAATGAAACGCTATTACCTGCCTGTCTCCTACGCCATCATCTTCATTGTGGGCCTGGTGGGCAACTTAATCTCTATCAGCATTTACCTGACGAAGCTGCGTCCCTGgaagagctgcagcatcatcaTGGTCAACCTGGCGCTGACCGATCTCCTCTACGTCCTCAGCTTGCCCTTTCTGGTCTACTACTACAGCAACGGGGATTCATGGACGCTAGGTGACTTCATGTGCCGCTTTGTTCGCTTAGGGTTTCATTTTAACCTGTATGGGAGCATCCTCTTCCTGACATGCCTGGCAATTTTCCGCTACGTGGTGGTGATCTATCCTTTTAGCGCAGCACAGTTGCAGCGGAAGTTTTGGGGTATAATTGCGTGCTCGGCTGTCTGGGTCATCACTGCTGCCGAAATTGCACCCATGTTGACCGTGATAAGCTTGAAGGAACACGACAACAAGACCTTCTGCCTAGACTTTGCCAGCAGCATAGATGATGACAAGATGTGGGTATATggctggctgctcactgcattCGGGTTTCTCCTCCCCCTAGTGGTGGTGTTCATGTGTTACATCGGTATAGTAAAACAATTGGTAGAAGGGCCTAACCCAACCACTCCCTGTCGGATGAGAGCACGGCGAGTGACCGTGCTGATCCTGGTGGTGTTTGTCGTGTGTTTCCTGCCGTTTCACATCTTGCGTGCAGCGCGGATAGAAACCCAAAGGCTGTCAAAGTTGCCGTGCATGGTCGAGCGCGGAGTGCATGCAGCGTACATCATCTCCAGGCCTTTGGCTGGACTCAACACATTTTTCAACCTAGCTCTGTACACTTTTTCAGGTGATAATTTCAGGAGGGCCTTCCTCAGTATTTTTTACAAGGAACCCTGGCTGGCCAAGGCCAGGTCGCTGTTCCACTTGGCCATCATCAGTAAGGAAAACAATGACATGCCTGCTGAATGA
- the LOC121892381 gene encoding kelch-like protein 41b, with translation MDANAIKEELRLFQSTLLQDGLKELLNENKFVDCTLKVGDRSFPCHRLIMAACSPYFRDIFFTEDGKEVENTKEVVLEDVNPSVLDMIIQYLYSAEIDLTDDNVQDIMAVANRFQIPSVFTVCVNYLQKKLSLGNCLAIFRLGLVLSCPRLAVAARNYIADRFELLYKDEEFLKLAAHELFAVIGGDSLNVEKEELVFEAVMAWVRHEKEKRIKVLKDAFNCIRFRLLPEKYFKEKVETDEIIKADPELQKTIQVIRDAFKGKLPEKPKKKEGAEGADQEGGEEEDSLFPGFLNDNRRHGMYARDFILMINDTAAVAYDVNENECFLAAMSEQVPRNHVSLVTQRNQLHIIGGLFVDEENKDLPLQCYFYLLDPLSSDWVALPPMPSPRCLFSIGESENLLFAVAGKDLQTNESLDSVMCYDTEKMRWSETKKLPLKIHGHAVLSHKGLVYCIGGKTDDNKALNKLFMYNHKQAEWRELTGMKTPRAMFGAIIHNGKIVVAGGVNEEGLTATCEAYDFATNKWEPFTDFPQERSSVNLVSTGGSLYAVGGFAMVQMENKEVAPTEVTDVWQYENDKKQWSGMLREMRYAAGSSCVAMRLNAARMPKL, from the exons ATGGACGCCAACGCCATCAAGGAGGAGCTGCGCCTGTTTCAGAGCACCCTGCTCCAGGACGGGCTGAAGGAGCTGCTGAATGAGAACAAGTTTGTTGATTGCACCCTGAAAGTAGGCGACCGCAGCTTCCCCTGCCATCGGCTAATCATGGCCGCTTGCAGCCCGTACTTCAGGGACATCTTCTTCACAGAGGACGGGAAGGAGGTGGAGAACACCAAGGAGGTGGTCCTGGAGGATGTCAACCCCTCCGTCCTGGACATGATCATCCAGTACCTCTACTCTGCAGAGATCGACCTCACCGATGACAATGTACAGGATATAATGGCAGTGGCAAACAGATTCCAGATCCCTTCTGTCTTCACTGTCTGTGTCAACTACCTTCAGAAGAAGCTATCTCTGGGCAACTGCCTGGCCATTTTCAGGTTGGGTCTTGTACTCAGCTGTCCCAGGCTCGCTGTGGCTGCGCGCAACTACATTGCCGACCGATTTGAGCTCCTCTACAAGGATGAGGAGTTCCTCAAGCTCGCAGCCCACGAACTGTTCGCCGTCATCGGTGGAGACTCGCTGAATGTGGAGAAGGAGGAGCTGGTGTTCGAGGCAGTCATGGCCTGGGTCCGCCATGAGAAGGAGAAGCGCATCAAGGTCCTGAAAGATGCTTTCAACTGCATCCGCTTCCGCTTGCTGCCAGAGAAGTATTTCAAAGAAAAAGTGGAAACTGATGAGATCATCAAGGCCGACCCGGAGCTCCAAAAGACAATCCAGGTCATCAGGGATGCCTTCAAGGGGAAGCTTCCGGAAAAACCCAAGAAGAAGGAAGGAGCAGAGGGGGCTGACCAggaaggaggtgaggaggaggacagcCTATTCCCTGGCTTCCTGAATGACAACCGCAGACATGGCATGTATGCACGCGACTTCATCCTGATGATCAATGACACGGCAGCGGTGGCATATGATGTCAACGAGAACGAGTGCTTCCTGGCGGCCATGTCAGAGCAGGTGCCACGTAACCACGTCAGTCTGGTGACACAGAGGAACCAGCTCCACATCATTGGGGGACTGTTTGTGGATGAGGAAAACAAGGACCTGCCACTGCAATGTTACTTTTATTTA TTGGATCCACTCTCTTCTGACTGGGTCGCCCTGCCACCCATGCCTTCCCCGAGATGCCTCTTCAGCATCGGAGAGAGCGAGAATCTGCTGTTCGCCGTGGCTGGAAAAGACCTTCAGACCAATGAGTCCCTGGATTCTGTCATGTGCTACGATACTGA GAAGATGAGATGGAGTGAGACCAAAAAGCTTCCTCTGAAGATCCATGGACATGCTGTCCTCTCCCACAAAGGACTGGTCTACTGCATTGGAGGAAAGACAGATGACAA CAAAGCCCTCAACAAGTTGTTTATGTACAATCACAAGCAAGCGGAATGGAGGGAGCTGACAGGCATGAAGACACCCAGAGCCATGTTCGGGGCCATCATTCATAACGGCAAGATCGTGGTGGCTGGTGGAGTCAACGAGGAAGGCCTCACTGCTACGTGTGAAGCCTACGACTTTGCGACAAACAA GTGGGAGCCCTTCACAGACTTCCCCCAGGAGAGGAGCTCTGTCAACTTAGTGAGCACCGGCGGCTCCCTGTACGCCGTGGGCGGCTTCGCTATGGTTCAGATGGAGAACAAGGAGGTGGCTCCCACAGAGGTCACTGACGTCTGGCA GTATGAGAATGATAAGAAGCAGTGGAGTGGCATGCTGAGGGAAATGCGTTACGCTGCCGGCTCCTCCTGTGTGGCCATGCGCCTCAACGCTGCCAGGATGCCCAAACTGTAG